From a single Nitrogeniibacter mangrovi genomic region:
- a CDS encoding TIGR00645 family protein: MLEKLIERGMYASRWLLAPLYFGLSLTLLALVLKFFQEIFHVLPHVFDVAETDLVLTILSLIDMALVGGLLVMVMLSSYENFVSQLDIGDDTEKLGWLGKMDSSSLKNKVAASIVAISSIHLLKVFMNAKNIDAEHLKWYVILHLTFVASAFAMGMLDKLTKH, translated from the coding sequence ATGCTGGAAAAGCTGATCGAGCGTGGCATGTATGCCTCGCGCTGGCTGCTGGCGCCGCTGTACTTCGGCCTGAGCCTGACCCTGCTGGCCCTGGTCCTGAAGTTCTTCCAGGAGATCTTCCATGTGCTGCCGCACGTGTTCGACGTGGCGGAGACCGATCTGGTGCTGACCATCCTGTCGTTGATCGACATGGCGCTGGTGGGCGGCCTGCTGGTGATGGTGATGCTCTCGAGCTACGAGAACTTCGTCTCCCAGCTCGACATCGGCGACGACACCGAGAAGCTGGGCTGGCTGGGCAAGATGGATTCGTCGAGTCTGAAGAACAAGGTCGCGGCGTCGATCGTGGCGATCTCGTCGATCCACCTCCTCAAGGTGTTCATGAACGCCAAGAACATCGACGCCGAGCATCTGAAGTGGTACGTGATCCTGCATCTGACCTTCGTGGCCTCGGCCTTCGCGATGGGCATGCTGGACAAGCTCACCAAGCACTGA
- a CDS encoding oxidoreductase-like domain-containing protein — translation MADPFTRRLASLDEAEAAIAEILATLGAAAEGFRAPPPAPTTCCGRGCNGCVWEGYYTALEFWREDARERLTAAE, via the coding sequence ATGGCCGATCCGTTCACCCGCCGCCTGGCCTCGCTGGACGAGGCCGAGGCGGCCATTGCCGAGATTCTGGCCACGCTGGGTGCGGCGGCCGAGGGCTTTCGCGCGCCGCCGCCCGCGCCCACCACCTGCTGCGGGCGCGGCTGCAACGGCTGCGTGTGGGAAGGCTATTACACCGCGCTCGAATTCTGGCGCGAGGACGCCCGCGAGCGCCTCACGGCGGCGGAATGA
- a CDS encoding FAD-binding oxidoreductase yields MDALIDAIRHVVGETGLVRGEAVAARATSYWDPAPCRARAIVRPASTAEVAEVLRLCHAAGQAVVTQGGVTGCSQGADARAGELVLSTERLNAIEAIDPVGGTATVQAGVTLQALQEAARAHDRLFALDLGARGSCTVGGNVATNAGGINVLRYGMMRAQVLGLEAVLADGTIVSSMNHMLKNNSGFDLKQLMIGTEGTLGVVTRVVVRLHPLPASRNTALVALRDFDAVTELLTRMQRDMAGTLSAFEVMWNLYYRAATAPGGHRAPMADAHPFYVLMEAEGADTTADAARFEAVLAAVLDAGLIDDAVLPQSEAERRALWEIRENFEAMLVGRETFLYDVSLPIGEMAGYADEVLAAMDATWPQGRAIIFGHVADGNLHLFIQPQQAGATHAQSDALVYAPLTRRQGAVSAEHGIGQEKLGWLDRCRSAAEIALMRTLKQALDPKGILNPGRVIPPP; encoded by the coding sequence ATGGATGCATTGATCGACGCGATCCGCCACGTGGTGGGGGAGACGGGCCTCGTCCGTGGCGAGGCGGTGGCGGCGCGGGCCACCAGCTACTGGGACCCGGCGCCGTGCCGTGCCCGCGCGATCGTGCGCCCCGCTTCCACCGCCGAGGTGGCCGAGGTGCTGCGCCTGTGCCACGCCGCCGGTCAGGCGGTGGTGACCCAGGGCGGCGTCACCGGCTGTTCGCAGGGCGCGGACGCGCGCGCCGGCGAGCTGGTGCTGTCCACCGAACGCCTGAACGCCATCGAGGCCATCGACCCGGTGGGTGGCACCGCCACCGTGCAGGCGGGCGTGACCCTGCAGGCGCTGCAGGAGGCGGCCCGCGCCCACGATCGCCTGTTCGCCCTCGACCTGGGCGCGCGCGGCAGCTGCACCGTCGGCGGCAACGTGGCCACCAACGCCGGCGGCATCAACGTGCTGCGCTACGGCATGATGCGCGCGCAGGTGCTCGGCCTGGAGGCGGTGCTGGCCGACGGCACCATCGTCTCGAGCATGAACCACATGCTCAAGAACAACAGCGGCTTCGACCTCAAGCAGCTCATGATCGGCACCGAGGGCACGCTCGGGGTGGTCACCCGCGTGGTGGTGCGCCTCCATCCGCTGCCGGCCAGCCGCAACACCGCTCTGGTGGCGTTGCGCGACTTCGATGCCGTGACCGAACTGCTCACCCGCATGCAGCGCGACATGGCCGGCACCCTCAGCGCCTTCGAGGTGATGTGGAACCTCTACTACCGCGCCGCCACCGCGCCCGGCGGCCACCGCGCGCCCATGGCCGACGCCCATCCGTTCTACGTGCTCATGGAGGCCGAGGGCGCCGACACCACCGCCGATGCTGCGCGCTTCGAAGCGGTGCTGGCGGCCGTGCTCGACGCCGGCCTGATCGACGACGCCGTGCTGCCGCAGTCGGAGGCCGAGCGCCGCGCCCTGTGGGAGATCCGGGAGAATTTCGAGGCCATGCTCGTCGGTCGCGAGACCTTCCTCTACGACGTCAGCCTGCCCATCGGCGAGATGGCCGGCTACGCCGACGAGGTGCTGGCCGCCATGGACGCCACCTGGCCGCAGGGGCGGGCGATCATCTTCGGCCATGTGGCCGACGGCAACCTGCACCTGTTCATCCAGCCCCAACAGGCCGGCGCCACCCATGCGCAGTCGGACGCGCTCGTCTATGCGCCGCTCACCCGCCGCCAGGGCGCGGTGTCGGCCGAACACGGCATCGGCCAGGAGAAGCTCGGCTGGCTGGACCGCTGCCGCAGCGCCGCCGAGATCGCGCTGATGCGCACCCTCAAGCAGGCGCTCGACCCCAAGGGCATCCTCAATCCGGGGCGGGTCATTCCGCCGCCGTGA
- a CDS encoding tetratricopeptide repeat protein, with amino-acid sequence MPMPAPASEATTLLQQALAAIEADDHTSALRLLKAGADEHPDDAQITYWLGAEYACLELFDAAEAALERALAIDPAHHLARFHLGLLMVTRARFEAAVGVWQALDALPDGAPLRHYKQAFDALAQDRFAPARREIDAALAAGGATADLDAQMRRLRDSLPAA; translated from the coding sequence ATGCCCATGCCTGCCCCCGCCTCCGAGGCCACCACGCTGCTGCAACAGGCCCTCGCGGCCATCGAGGCCGATGATCACACCAGCGCGCTGCGCCTGCTCAAGGCCGGCGCCGACGAGCACCCCGACGATGCGCAGATCACCTACTGGCTGGGCGCCGAATATGCCTGCCTGGAGCTGTTCGATGCGGCCGAGGCGGCCCTCGAACGCGCCCTGGCGATCGACCCGGCGCACCACCTGGCCCGCTTTCACCTCGGCCTGCTGATGGTCACCCGCGCCCGCTTCGAGGCCGCCGTGGGGGTGTGGCAGGCGCTCGATGCCTTGCCGGACGGCGCCCCGCTGCGCCACTACAAGCAGGCCTTCGACGCCCTCGCGCAAGACCGCTTCGCGCCGGCACGTCGCGAGATCGACGCCGCCCTGGCGGCCGGCGGCGCCACCGCCGATCTCGACGCCCAGATGCGGCGCCTGCGCGACAGCCTGCCCGCCGCCTGA